The Cryobacterium sp. SO1 genomic sequence GACCTACGGCGACCGCGGCTTCACCGTGCTCGGTTTTCCCTGCAACCAGTTCAAGGGCCAGGAGCCGGGCAGCATGGAGGCGATCCTTGACTTCTGTTCCACCACCTACGGCGTCACCTTCCCGCTGTTCGACAAGATCGAGGTCAACGGCCCCGACCGGCATCCGCTCTACGCCGCGTTGACCGAGACGGCCGATGACGACGGTGTCGCCGGCGACATCGGCTGGAACTTCGAGAAGTTCGTGGTCACCCCCGCCGGCGCCGTGCACAGGTTCCGCCCGGCGACGGCGCCCGATGCGCCGGAGATCCTCAGCGTGATCGAGTCGGGGCTGCCCGTTGCAGCTCCGGCGTAGCCTCCCGCTCAGACGCCCACGTCACGCTGCCGCAGGGTGAGCGCCGCCACAGCGCCCAGCACTATAGCGGCGAGGTAGAACAGCGCCAGCGTCCAGCCGTCCGTGCCGTTGGTCAGCGGGCTGTTGCCGAATGCCGCGTAGTACGGCGAGAGGTCGTGCAGCCATTCGAGGTCGGTGCTCTGGTTTGCGATGGCGTTGAACACGTAGCCGGTCACGGCCACGGCCGCACCGCCGCCGATGCCCCAGATCCGGCGTCCGGTGATCGCGCCGCAGAGCAGGGCGGTGCTGCCGCAGACGAGCGCGAGGCCGCCGAAGAGCAGGCAGGTCTCGATCAGGTTGGCCACGTCGATGTCGAGTTCGGCCGGGCCGTTCCAAAACTGGATCACCACGAACGCGACGAGCGCCAGTACCAGGATCTTGACCGTCAGCGCGGCGAAGCGTTGGGCGACCACCTCCTCCCGGGTCACGGCGTGCGCGAGGGTGAGCTCCAGCTGGCCCGATTCCTCGTCGCCGCCGATCGCGGCCGCGCCCCAGCTGATGGCGGCGATGCTGATGAGCAGGAATCCGATCAGGCCGAAGAAGGTGGACTGGGTGTACCCGGCGCCGGTGTTGATCTGTTGGTAGTTGAGGGTGCGGGTCAGCTCGGTCGGCAGACTGTCGATCAGGTCCTGCATCTGAGAGTTTCCGCTCATGCTCGGGAAGATCGGCAGGTACAGGCTCAACGCCGCGGTGAAGCCGACCGACCAGCCGAGCAGGGAGCGCCACCCGTCGACGAGGGACTTGGTGAAGATCGGTAGTGCGGTGCGCCGCACCAGCCGGAG encodes the following:
- a CDS encoding glutathione peroxidase, producing the protein MSLRSIPLTTAAGRIVTLADYADHVVLIVNVASKCGLTEQYAALEELQKTYGDRGFTVLGFPCNQFKGQEPGSMEAILDFCSTTYGVTFPLFDKIEVNGPDRHPLYAALTETADDDGVAGDIGWNFEKFVVTPAGAVHRFRPATAPDAPEILSVIESGLPVAAPA
- a CDS encoding ABC transporter permease subunit; translated protein: MTATRARLAGDRLPVDRLRLVRRTALPIFTKSLVDGWRSLLGWSVGFTAALSLYLPIFPSMSGNSQMQDLIDSLPTELTRTLNYQQINTGAGYTQSTFFGLIGFLLISIAAISWGAAAIGGDEESGQLELTLAHAVTREEVVAQRFAALTVKILVLALVAFVVIQFWNGPAELDIDVANLIETCLLFGGLALVCGSTALLCGAITGRRIWGIGGGAAVAVTGYVFNAIANQSTDLEWLHDLSPYYAAFGNSPLTNGTDGWTLALFYLAAIVLGAVAALTLRQRDVGV